CGAGGGGAACTCCAAAAAGGCTGAGTTTCTGCATGCTCTCTGTTTTAAATCTTTCGCCCCCAAATCCCACGAGAAGCAGAGATGTCCAAATTTCCAGCCAGTTGAGGCTAATGTCCACCACACACATCGCCCGAGTGGCATTTCTGCCCCACCTCTCTGGAACCGGGTTGGGTGGTTTTCGCGCTGCGTACAGGGGTGCAGTGTCTCTGCCCAGGCCAGGCGTTGCCATGCGCACCTCCACAATGCGAGTGTGTTGTGATGGTTTTGGCCGTGCAGGCTCTGTGCAAGCTGTGTCACAGGCCACCTTAGTTGTTTTCTCTTCTCAGGGCGTGGAAGCCTGTCACACGATTTCAGTTGTGATTTCAGCCCTCCACCATCGGCAGTTCCCGACCCCTTCCCGACCCAACTTGGcattcctcccctctgcccagcaatcTCACAGGCCTCTCTGTTACATAAGCATTACCTGTGTATCAGTGTATTTCATCTTTATGACAACCGGGTAAGGTACATtcagttatctgcattttttaCACAGAAAACTGACACAAAGAGAAGTTAAGTAGCTTGTCTACGAGCACGCAGCTCATTGTCGGTGCTGCTGGGATtccaacccaggcagtctggctgcaGAGTCCATGCTGTGAGTTGGTGGGCTGTGGACGAGTGAAGATGAGGGGCTGTGGATTCCCAGGAGGTAGATGGAGAAGCCCCAGTGATCACAGGCATGGAGGGAGATGAGTCGATTAGGGCCATTTTGCTGAGGTCTGGAATGCCACTCGGAGGGGGCTGATTGGTGGAATAGTATTTGTAGTTCACTGGGCAGTGGTGAGGTCGTGAAGGTTTCTGAGTAGCTCGTGCTCTGCTCCCGCATCCTCAAGCTGCCCTGTGATTTTGGCGTGCATTCCCCCAGTGGACAAACATGCTTAGGTCTCAACCTTTGAGTCCTCTGcccattctcttttcttccttccagtgGGACTTTGGGTTAAGAGTTTTTGGAGGGTCACCTGAACTGCTTCTACTTTTTTACATCACTGTCTACTCCGTACCTTCCCCAGCATCCCACTGGATCTGTCCTCACTGAGGTGTCAGAGATTTGTTCGCCGTTCATTCTGGTCTTTATCTTACCTAGCAGTTCCCAGCCCTGGTGATTTTGTCCCCGGCAGTCCGTCAGTGTCTGCCCACCCGCAACACTGAGAATCCCCTGCTGCTGCGGTTGCAGTCCAGGCGCTCGTCATTTTACAGCTGGGTTTCTGgagccccctcaccccacccctggcctccTGCTTCCAGCCTCCTGTCCCACACTGCCACCAGGGTGAGATTTCTAAAACAACTCGGACGGAGGGGCTCTGTGGCTTACAGTCCTCATTTAGCTTCTCAGCCACAGCAGATGAAGTGTAAACCGATTGTGGCACGTGGAACCTTTGTGATGAGGCCCGCTGGTTCCCCTCTGGGAGTGGTACTAGCCTCCGGACGGGCCTCTGAAACATTATGGTGGTTGAGATGACAGGAATCCAGTGGAATTCCTATTTTCATACATCCTATTGActactttttttaaatagttttttttccgTTACAAGTTCTACTTTGTGTCTGCTTGTTTCCCTCTTTTCTGGGAATCTGCTGGGCCTCACGGACACCCATGGGGCTTGTGGTCAGGTGGGGCAGGAAGATCTTGGTGTTCCACTTTCTGTCTTGATTGCTTTGGAGAATTCTGAATTTCAGCTCCATAGCCTGGCGGTGTAACTCTGTTCGAGCACCAGGTAGTTTGTCCAGACACCCTGCCATGAGGTGTCAGACCATTCGGGAAGAGACTGGGGGTGAGGCCAGTCTGTCCTGTAGTTCCTCGGTGGTATTCAGGGTAACCTAAACCCCATGGTTAAGGGCTTTGCAAGCCCTTGGGAGCTGCCATGTGAACTTGTTGGTTAAGTAGCTTCATCATATTATTTTCCTAGTCCACTGgagtgatttgtttttaaaagaacccTGGAACTGCCTGTCATTAACCCACGTCTCAGGAAAACCTCATACTACCCTGCTGCCGGTACTGACACACAGCCAGTTCCACTGTGAAGGGTTTGGACTTTTTGAAGCTCATTGGTGTGCTTTTCAGCAGATAACAAATATCAGACCATACATTCCCTTGGCACAGCATCATCCCAGGAGAAAATGGTAAATGTTGTCTAGTCAGGCCTGGTGTCATTCCAGTGGTGGAAATCTGGACATCAGAAAAATCGTGCTTCTGCCGTGAGTGGGCTCATGTAGCATGGTGGCtttgctgtgtgacttggagTCAGCCGAATCCCACGTCCTGGGTGCTGAGTTTCTCTCCTTTTGTGTTTCTCCCCAGAAGCCCCTTGTGCCACGCCCCTGATCTGCAGCTTCGGCAGGCCGGTGGACCTGGAGAAGGACGACTACCAGAAGGTGCTGTGCAACAACGAGCACTGCCCCTGCAGCACCTGGATGCACCTGCAGTGCTTCTACGAGTGGGAGAGCAGCATCCTGGTCCAGTTCAACTGCATCGGCCGGGCTCGCAGCTGGAACGAGAAGCAGTGTCGCCAGAACATGTGGACCAAGAAAGGCTACGACCTGGCCTTCCGCTTCTGCTCCTGCCGTTGTGGACAGGGCCACTTAAAGAAGGACACAGACTGGTACCAGGTGAAGCGGATGCAGGAcgagaagaagaagaagtcaGGGTCAGAGAAGAACACAGGGAGGCCCCCTGGCGAGGCGGTGGAGGAGGCAAAGAAGTGCAGGCCCCCTAACAAGCCCCAGAAAGGCCTGAACCATGACCTCCCCCGCCGGCATTCCATGGACCGGCAGAACTCCCAGGAGAAGGGCGTCAGTGCTGGGGCCTATGGGGGCCGCTCACCCTGCGGCTCCCCTGGCCAGTCCCCGCCCACCGGCTACTCcatcctctcccctgcccacttCAGCGGCCCCCGCTCCTCCAGATACCTTGGGGAATTCTTAAAGAATGCCATCCATCTTGAGCCCCACAAAAAGGCCATGGCTGGGGGCCACGTGTTCCGAAATGCCCACTTTGATTACAGTTCGGCTGGTTTATCCATTCACAGGGGCAGCCACTTTGACACGCCCGTACAGTTCCTGCGGCGGCTGGACCTCTCTGAGCTCCTCACTCACATCCCCAGGCATAAGTTGAACACTTTCCACGTGCGGATGGAAGACGATGCCCAGATGGGCCAGGGCGAGGACCTGCGCAAGTTCATTCTTGCGGCCCTCAGCGCCAGCCACAGGAATGTTGTAAACTGCGCCCTGTGCCACCGGGCGCTCCCCGTGTTCGAGCAGTTCCCACTGGTGGACGGGACTCTGTTCTTAAGCCCATCGAGACATGATGAGATCGAATACGATGTTCCTTGTCACCTTCAAGGTACAGGTGTTAATTCACCTTGCCTGCTTTCTGTGAAGAGCTGGAAAGCACACCCGATGGGACTCCTCTGTTCTGGCTCAGTT
The Desmodus rotundus isolate HL8 chromosome 11, HLdesRot8A.1, whole genome shotgun sequence genome window above contains:
- the HECA gene encoding headcase protein homolog, whose product is MPNPKNSKGGRKNKRANSSGDEQENGAGALAAAGAAGAAAGGALAAAAGCGAAAAGAPGTGGAAGSGGAGTGAANVAAAAGAAASGDAKNEAPCATPLICSFGRPVDLEKDDYQKVLCNNEHCPCSTWMHLQCFYEWESSILVQFNCIGRARSWNEKQCRQNMWTKKGYDLAFRFCSCRCGQGHLKKDTDWYQVKRMQDEKKKKSGSEKNTGRPPGEAVEEAKKCRPPNKPQKGLNHDLPRRHSMDRQNSQEKGVSAGAYGGRSPCGSPGQSPPTGYSILSPAHFSGPRSSRYLGEFLKNAIHLEPHKKAMAGGHVFRNAHFDYSSAGLSIHRGSHFDTPVQFLRRLDLSELLTHIPRHKLNTFHVRMEDDAQMGQGEDLRKFILAALSASHRNVVNCALCHRALPVFEQFPLVDGTLFLSPSRHDEIEYDVPCHLQGRLMHLYAVCVDCLEGVHKIICIKCKSRWDGSWHQLGTMYTYDILAASPCCQARLNCKHCGKPVIDVRIGMQYFSEYSNVQQCPHCGNLDYHFVKPFSSFKVLEAY